From a single Fusobacterium ulcerans ATCC 49185 genomic region:
- a CDS encoding response regulator transcription factor, which yields MKKILIVEDEKEIRNILKVYLLTAGYEVTEAADGEEAMKIFYEKPFDLVVLDIMLPKKDGWSICREIKEYSSVPVIIITARDNENDEVFGFEIGADDYITKPFSNKVFLARVKTVLKNKTIINNSNEIEIGKLKINDVSHNVTKEGKNLDLAPKEYEILMYFIKNKNIALSREKMLTEIWGYGFVGNDRTIDVHIKNLRKKIGGEYIKTIRSVGYKFEIK from the coding sequence GTGAAAAAGATTCTGATAGTAGAAGATGAGAAAGAAATAAGAAATATTTTAAAGGTATATCTGCTGACAGCGGGATATGAAGTAACAGAAGCAGCTGATGGAGAAGAGGCAATGAAGATTTTTTATGAGAAGCCTTTTGATCTTGTAGTATTAGATATAATGCTTCCTAAAAAAGATGGGTGGAGTATATGCCGTGAAATAAAAGAATATAGCTCTGTTCCAGTGATAATCATAACAGCAAGGGATAATGAGAATGATGAAGTATTTGGTTTTGAAATAGGAGCAGACGACTATATAACAAAACCTTTTAGCAATAAAGTATTTTTAGCAAGAGTAAAGACAGTTTTAAAAAATAAAACTATTATTAATAATAGTAATGAAATAGAAATAGGAAAACTTAAAATAAATGATGTTTCTCATAATGTAACTAAAGAAGGAAAAAATTTAGATCTTGCTCCTAAAGAATATGAAATACTAATGTACTTTATAAAAAATAAAAATATAGCTTTAAGCAGAGAAAAAATGCTTACAGAGATATGGGGATATGGTTTTGTTGGAAATGATAGAACAATAGATGTTCATATAAAAAATCTCAGGAAAAAAATTGGAGGAGAATATATTAAAACTATAAGAAGTGTTGGTTATAAATTTGAAATAAAATAA
- a CDS encoding sensor histidine kinase, with the protein MKKIFYKIFLILVIVTYMPLFIIYGFHTLYVNDYIKNEKARELKEITEFVNINSFSDEYKKKIEQTENIKVDIVDLSIDKPKTYVFEYLNNRDLKIDLESMHINEIAVRYVKKTHLLNNIYIIKKVDKEKYILISSLMVIPEVINRIILSAYFYVTLLIIPVVLILAYFISKKMSGPIILLEEVSKKISNLDFSKTIEFKSDDELTRIGKNINTMAQALKNNIDELNTVNKQLKKELETNENLMNSISHELKTPIAIINGYIEMLQDKMIRDPKEIEKIYSVMFDEGIHLNKMIKDLNSYRRYEANFFEIEKKEIKIKEFIEGILNKYRLDIEERKISLTINMEDGIIIEDLGKLSIILNNLLTNAITYTDCRGIIEISYKNKNLKISNSADDISEEKFEKIFQPFYKIDSSRNRKYGGTGLGLSIVKNILELLQLKYSMKFEKERGFFIFNIEFN; encoded by the coding sequence ATGAAGAAGATTTTCTATAAGATATTTTTAATACTTGTTATAGTCACATATATGCCTCTTTTTATAATATATGGATTTCATACTTTGTATGTTAATGATTATATTAAAAATGAAAAAGCTAGGGAATTGAAAGAAATAACTGAATTTGTAAATATAAATTCGTTTTCAGATGAATATAAGAAAAAAATAGAACAAACAGAAAATATAAAAGTTGATATTGTAGACTTATCAATTGATAAACCAAAAACTTATGTTTTTGAATATCTAAATAATAGAGATCTTAAAATTGATTTAGAAAGTATGCATATTAATGAAATTGCTGTAAGATATGTAAAAAAAACACATCTTTTAAATAATATATATATTATCAAGAAAGTAGATAAAGAGAAATATATTTTGATATCATCATTAATGGTAATACCTGAAGTAATAAACCGTATAATTTTATCTGCATATTTTTATGTGACACTTCTTATTATTCCAGTTGTACTTATACTGGCATATTTTATTTCCAAAAAAATGTCAGGTCCTATAATACTTTTAGAGGAAGTATCAAAAAAAATATCAAATCTTGATTTTTCAAAAACTATTGAATTTAAAAGTGATGATGAACTTACAAGAATTGGGAAAAATATAAACACTATGGCACAGGCCTTAAAAAATAATATAGATGAACTTAATACAGTAAATAAACAATTAAAAAAAGAACTTGAGACCAATGAAAATCTTATGAATTCAATAAGTCATGAACTTAAAACTCCTATTGCTATTATAAATGGATATATTGAAATGCTTCAAGATAAAATGATTAGAGATCCTAAAGAAATAGAAAAAATATATTCAGTTATGTTTGATGAAGGTATTCACCTTAATAAGATGATTAAAGATTTAAATTCTTATCGTAGATATGAAGCTAATTTCTTTGAAATAGAAAAAAAAGAGATAAAAATAAAAGAGTTTATAGAGGGGATTTTAAATAAGTATAGACTTGATATAGAAGAAAGGAAGATAAGTCTTACTATAAATATGGAAGATGGAATAATTATAGAAGACTTAGGAAAACTCTCAATTATATTGAATAATCTTTTAACTAATGCAATTACATATACAGACTGCAGAGGGATAATAGAAATAAGCTATAAAAATAAAAATTTAAAGATTTCAAATAGTGCAGATGATATTTCAGAAGAAAAATTTGAGAAAATTTTTCAGCCTTTTTATAAAATAGATTCTTCAAGAAATAGAAAATATGGTGGAACAGGATTAGGGCTTTCTATTGTAAAAAATATTTTAGAACTTCTTCAGCTCAAATATAGTATGAAATTTGAAAAGGAGAGAGGGTTTTTTATATTCAATATAGAGTTTAATTAA
- a CDS encoding threonine/serine exporter family protein, protein MLLEILWAAASTFAFGIIFNLKGKKLFCASAGGALGWAVYIFFKYNGSSIPASFLYSSIAITIYSEIIARFLKTPVTSTLIASLIPLVPGSGVYFTMSYLVENKIEEAVAKGTETILITVAITVGIVLVSTFSQIYYKIRRYNKIKKKINLRNSVKLKKQINKF, encoded by the coding sequence ATGCTGTTAGAAATTTTATGGGCTGCTGCAAGTACTTTTGCTTTTGGTATTATATTCAATCTTAAAGGAAAAAAATTATTCTGTGCAAGTGCTGGCGGAGCATTAGGCTGGGCTGTATATATTTTCTTTAAATATAATGGAAGTTCTATTCCAGCATCATTTTTATATTCTTCTATTGCTATTACTATTTATTCTGAGATAATTGCCAGATTTTTAAAAACACCTGTTACTTCTACTTTAATAGCCAGTCTTATCCCACTGGTACCTGGAAGCGGAGTGTATTTTACAATGTCTTATTTAGTTGAAAATAAGATAGAAGAAGCTGTAGCAAAGGGAACTGAAACTATTCTTATTACAGTTGCTATTACAGTTGGAATAGTATTAGTTTCTACTTTTTCTCAAATATATTATAAAATAAGGAGATATAATAAAATAAAGAAAAAAATAAATTTGAGAAATTCTGTAAAATTAAAAAAGCAAATAAATAAGTTCTAA
- a CDS encoding threonine/serine ThrE exporter family protein: MNENKVLVLANLVGKIALQSGAETYRVEDIINRICRHYGLNAQCFVSITCIITSVRNYKGELFCSVERVPNRTTNLNKVHSINQLVRDIKKYSFDDFAKNINIIDKEVPYKKYMYFLAYCFGAFSFALLFKGKFNDACCAFISGGLIFVISDFATKLQSNSFFINTLGGFICTICSYLSYKIGFTDTVSYSIIGAIMLLVPGIALTNAIRDLVAGDLLSGISRAVEAFLVGAALAIGTGFALFILVRFGGI; encoded by the coding sequence ATGAATGAAAACAAGGTTCTCGTATTAGCTAACTTAGTAGGGAAAATAGCATTACAAAGTGGTGCTGAAACTTATAGAGTGGAAGATATAATAAATAGAATATGCAGGCATTATGGGCTGAATGCTCAATGTTTTGTTTCTATAACTTGTATTATTACCTCTGTAAGAAACTACAAAGGAGAACTTTTCTGTTCTGTGGAAAGAGTTCCAAACAGAACAACTAATTTAAATAAAGTTCATAGTATAAATCAATTAGTAAGAGATATAAAAAAATACTCTTTTGATGATTTTGCTAAAAATATAAATATAATAGATAAAGAAGTTCCTTATAAAAAATATATGTATTTTTTAGCTTACTGTTTTGGAGCTTTTTCTTTTGCACTTCTTTTTAAAGGAAAATTTAATGATGCCTGCTGTGCTTTTATAAGTGGAGGTCTTATATTTGTAATATCAGATTTTGCTACAAAGCTTCAGTCAAATAGTTTCTTCATAAATACTTTGGGAGGATTTATTTGTACAATCTGCTCTTATCTTTCATATAAAATTGGTTTCACAGATACAGTTTCCTATTCAATCATTGGTGCTATCATGCTCCTTGTTCCTGGAATAGCCCTCACAAATGCTATAAGAGATCTAGTAGCTGGAGATCTTCTTTCAGGAATATCTCGTGCTGTAGAAGCCTTTCTGGTAGGAGCAGCTTTAGCTATAGGCACTGGATTTGCACTATTTATTCTTGTAAGATTTGGGGGTATATAA
- a CDS encoding tRNA1(Val) (adenine(37)-N6)-methyltransferase, translated as MITNEFETIIDLLKKDMKIIQRTDHFAFSLDSLLISEFASITKNINNIVDLGTGNGAIPLFLSKKTKAKITGIEIQEISSDLARRNVKLNNLEDQITIINDDMKNWRKYFTTHTLDMVVSNPPFFKFNGNEELLNDLTQLTLARHEISITLDTLIETAAGLLKDKGYFVLVHRVDRLIEIIELMKKHLIEPKRIQFCHSKNDKEGKILLLEGIKYGKPGLRILPPLFTHDSNGQYSSEVLEMFK; from the coding sequence ATGATCACTAACGAATTTGAAACTATTATAGACCTTTTAAAAAAAGATATGAAAATAATCCAAAGAACTGATCACTTCGCTTTTTCTTTGGATTCACTTCTTATCTCAGAATTTGCATCTATTACTAAAAATATTAATAATATTGTGGATTTAGGAACTGGAAATGGAGCTATTCCACTTTTTCTTTCTAAAAAAACCAAAGCAAAAATAACAGGAATTGAAATACAGGAAATATCAAGTGACCTTGCAAGAAGAAATGTAAAACTTAATAACCTTGAAGATCAAATTACTATTATTAATGATGACATGAAAAACTGGAGAAAATATTTCACTACCCATACTCTAGATATGGTAGTTTCAAATCCTCCATTTTTTAAATTTAACGGCAACGAAGAACTTTTAAATGACCTTACACAATTAACACTGGCAAGACATGAAATATCTATTACACTTGATACTCTTATAGAAACTGCTGCTGGTTTATTAAAAGATAAGGGATATTTTGTTCTTGTTCATAGAGTAGACAGACTTATTGAAATAATCGAACTTATGAAAAAACATCTTATTGAACCTAAGAGAATTCAGTTTTGTCACTCTAAAAATGATAAAGAGGGAAAAATATTATTACTAGAAGGAATCAAATATGGCAAGCCTGGACTTAGAATACTGCCCCCATTATTCACTCATGATAGCAATGGACAATATTCTTCTGAAGTTTTAGAAATGTTTAAATAA
- a CDS encoding GntP family permease, whose product MLGILLGLLLLVFLSYKGYSIIWVAPLSAIVVALYGFGFNGQVLLESYTENYMGSLAGFTKSWFPLFFLGAVFGKMMDVTGAARAVAHLLVKFVGAKRALLGVVVSCAVLTYGGVSLFVVVFAIYPLAISLFREADLPRKLIPGAIALGAFTFTMTAFPGSPQLNNIIAGRYFNTTPYAAPIMGIVAGLIMLICGYLYLYWKQEKLVKAGERFIEPSNSVKEEEGDLPNEYLSLVPLITVVLVLYILSKKAGMAITPASILSLLCGNIIVALLNLKKSKFFIKALNEGGNGSVIAILNTAAAVGFGGVVRAVPGFQVLTDKLLGIDASPLISEALAITLLAGATGSSSGGMGIALEALGPQYMAIAASQGISVEAFHRIATIASGGLDSLPHCGAVITLLAVTGMTHKDSYNDIGMVTCVIPLIALAAAIILGMMGIV is encoded by the coding sequence ATGCTGGGTATACTTTTAGGTTTATTATTATTAGTTTTTCTTTCATATAAGGGATATTCTATTATATGGGTAGCTCCACTTTCAGCTATCGTTGTTGCTTTATATGGATTTGGATTTAATGGACAAGTTTTACTGGAGTCATATACTGAAAATTATATGGGTTCTTTAGCTGGATTTACTAAATCATGGTTTCCTCTGTTCTTTCTAGGAGCAGTTTTTGGAAAAATGATGGATGTCACTGGAGCAGCTCGTGCAGTTGCACATCTCCTTGTAAAATTTGTTGGAGCTAAAAGAGCTCTCCTTGGAGTTGTTGTAAGTTGTGCTGTTCTTACTTATGGAGGAGTAAGCCTTTTTGTTGTAGTATTTGCTATATACCCACTTGCTATATCTCTTTTTAGAGAAGCTGATCTGCCAAGAAAACTGATCCCTGGTGCTATTGCACTTGGTGCATTTACTTTCACTATGACAGCTTTTCCAGGAAGTCCTCAATTAAATAATATAATTGCTGGAAGATATTTCAATACTACACCTTATGCTGCTCCTATTATGGGAATAGTTGCTGGATTAATAATGCTTATATGTGGATATTTATATCTATATTGGAAACAGGAAAAATTAGTAAAAGCTGGAGAGCGTTTTATTGAACCATCTAACAGTGTAAAAGAAGAAGAAGGAGATCTTCCTAATGAATATCTTTCTTTAGTTCCTCTTATCACAGTAGTTCTTGTTCTTTATATACTAAGTAAAAAAGCTGGTATGGCTATAACACCAGCAAGTATTTTATCACTTTTATGTGGAAACATAATTGTTGCTCTATTAAATTTAAAAAAATCTAAATTCTTTATCAAAGCATTAAATGAAGGTGGAAATGGTTCAGTAATAGCAATACTTAATACTGCTGCTGCTGTTGGATTTGGTGGAGTAGTAAGAGCTGTTCCAGGATTCCAAGTACTTACTGATAAACTTCTTGGAATAGATGCAAGTCCTTTAATCTCAGAAGCCTTAGCTATAACTCTTCTTGCAGGAGCTACTGGTTCATCTTCAGGAGGTATGGGAATAGCTTTGGAAGCTCTTGGACCTCAATATATGGCAATAGCTGCATCTCAAGGAATAAGTGTTGAAGCTTTTCATAGAATAGCTACAATAGCTTCTGGTGGATTAGATTCACTTCCTCATTGTGGTGCTGTTATAACTCTTCTGGCAGTTACTGGTATGACTCACAAAGATTCATACAATGATATTGGAATGGTTACTTGTGTTATTCCTCTAATCGCATTGGCTGCAGCTATAATTTTAGGAATGATGGGAATAGTATAA
- a CDS encoding LysR family transcriptional regulator: MNYFVEIARQESFTNASKKLYICQSALSKAIKTFENELDIILIDRTSKSFKLTPEGQLLYENGTIALKVINEQLTKLQDSISLEKGNIKVGVPPVISTIYFTSTIQEFRNMYKNINLSVIEAGANTVKDKVEKGEIDIGVVILPFSSQDFNITPVFMSDNVVVVHKKHPLASKKEVAMAEIKDEPLIILNETYMLHDRIKALCSKAGFEPNIICTSSQWDFIAEMVALNQGISILPRPILSKFHSKNIRLLTIKEPEFPWNVALIVRKDKYVSKAIKLFIEFVKNIDL, from the coding sequence TTGAATTACTTTGTAGAGATAGCTAGACAGGAAAGCTTTACAAACGCTTCTAAAAAGTTATATATATGCCAATCTGCTTTAAGTAAGGCTATAAAAACTTTTGAAAATGAATTAGATATTATTTTAATTGACAGAACATCCAAAAGCTTCAAACTAACTCCAGAGGGACAGCTTCTTTATGAAAATGGTACTATTGCTTTAAAAGTTATCAATGAACAGCTTACTAAGCTGCAAGATAGTATAAGTCTGGAAAAAGGAAATATTAAAGTGGGAGTACCTCCAGTAATAAGTACTATATATTTTACATCTACTATTCAAGAATTTAGAAATATGTATAAGAATATCAATCTAAGCGTTATTGAAGCTGGAGCTAATACTGTTAAAGATAAAGTTGAAAAAGGAGAGATAGATATTGGTGTTGTTATTCTTCCTTTCTCCTCTCAAGATTTTAATATAACTCCTGTATTTATGTCAGACAATGTTGTTGTTGTCCACAAAAAGCACCCTTTAGCTTCTAAAAAAGAAGTTGCTATGGCAGAAATAAAGGATGAACCTCTCATCATCTTAAATGAAACATATATGCTCCATGACAGAATAAAAGCTTTATGTTCTAAGGCAGGGTTTGAACCAAACATCATTTGCACTAGCTCACAATGGGATTTCATTGCGGAAATGGTGGCTCTCAATCAGGGAATAAGCATACTTCCTAGACCTATACTTAGTAAATTCCACTCTAAAAATATTAGACTTTTAACCATTAAAGAACCTGAATTTCCATGGAATGTAGCACTTATTGTAAGAAAAGATAAATATGTATCCAAAGCTATAAAACTTTTTATAGAGTTTGTAAAAAATATAGATTTATAA